Proteins encoded within one genomic window of Manis pentadactyla isolate mManPen7 chromosome 4, mManPen7.hap1, whole genome shotgun sequence:
- the VPS72 gene encoding vacuolar protein sorting-associated protein 72 homolog isoform X1 produces the protein MSLAGGRVPRKTAGNRLSGLLEAEEEDEFYQTTYGGFTEESGDDEYQGDQSDTEDEVDSDFDIDEGDEPSSDGEAEEPRRKRRVVTKAYKEPLKSLRPRKVSTPTSSSQKVREEKTLLPLELQDDGSDSRKSMRQSTAEHTRQTFLRVQERQGQSRRRKGPHCERPLTQEELLREAKITEEFNLRSLETYERLEADKKKQVHKKRKCPGPTITYHSVKVPLVGEPGPKEENVDVEGLDSAPMVSALTPRAGTGPVILPACCSRTFITFSDDATFEEWFPQGRPPKIPVREVCPVTHRPALYRDPITDIPYATARAFKIIREAYKKYITAHGLPPTASALGPGPPPPEPLPGSGPRALRQKIVIK, from the exons ATGAGTTTAGCCGGGGGCCGGGTCCCCCGGAAGACCGCGGGGAACCGGCTTTCTGGGCtcctggaggcagaggaggaagatGAGTTCTACCAGACGACTTATGGGGGTTTCACAGAG GAATCAGGAGATGATGAGTATCAAGGGGACCAGTCAGATACAGAGGATGAGGTAGACTCGGACTTTGACATCGACGAAGGGGACGAACCGTCCAGTGATGGGGAAGCAGAAGAGCCTAGAAGGAAGCGCCGTGTAGTCACCAAAGCATACAAG GAGCCTCTCAAGAGCTTGAGACCCCGAAAGGTCAGCACCCCAACTAGTAGCTCTCAGAAGGTCCGAGAAGAGAAGACATTGCTACCACTAGAGCTGCAGGATGATGGCTCCGACA GTCGGAAGTCCATGCGTCAATCTACAGCTGAACATACACGACAAACATTCCTTCGGGTACAGGAGAGGCAGGGCCAGTCACGGCGGCGAAAGGGGCCCCACTGTGAACGGCCACTGACACAGGAGGAGCTGCTCAGGGAGGCCAAGATCACAGAGGAGTTCAACTTACGGTCACTGG AGACGTATGAGCGGCTTGAGGCTGATAAAAAGAAGCAGGTTCATAAGAAGCGCAAGTGCCCTGGGCCCACAATCACCTACCATTCGGTGAAGGTGCCGCTTGTTGGGGAGCCAGGCCCTAAAGAAGAGAATGTCGATGTAGAAGG ACTTGATTCGGCTCCCATGGTTTCTGCATTGACTCCCCGTGCTGGGACTGGACCTGTCATCCTTCCTGCTTGCTGCTCACGTACCTTCATCACTTTTAGTGATGATGCGACATTTGAGGAATGGTTTCCCCAAGGGCGGCCCCCAAAGATCCCTGTTCGGGAGGTCTGCCCAGTGACCCATCGCCCTGCCCTATACCGGGACCCCATCACAGACATACCTTATGCCACTGCTCGAGCCTTCAAGATCATCCGTGAGGCCTACAAGAAGTACATCACTGCCCACGGATTGCCGCCCACGGCCTCAGCCCTGGGCCCTGGTCCACCACCACCTGAGCCCCTCCCTGGTTCTGGGCCCCGAGCTTTGCGCCAGAAAATTGTCATCAAATGA
- the VPS72 gene encoding vacuolar protein sorting-associated protein 72 homolog isoform X2 — protein sequence MSLAGGRVPRKTAGNRLSGLLEAEEEDEFYQTTYGGFTEESGDDEYQGDQSDTEDEVDSDFDIDEGDEPSSDGEAEEPRRKRRVVTKAYKEPLKSLRPRKVSTPTSSSQKVREEKTLLPLELQDDGSDSRKSMRQSTAEHTRQTFLRVQERQGQSRRRKGPHCERPLTQEELLREAKITEEFNLRSLEW from the exons ATGAGTTTAGCCGGGGGCCGGGTCCCCCGGAAGACCGCGGGGAACCGGCTTTCTGGGCtcctggaggcagaggaggaagatGAGTTCTACCAGACGACTTATGGGGGTTTCACAGAG GAATCAGGAGATGATGAGTATCAAGGGGACCAGTCAGATACAGAGGATGAGGTAGACTCGGACTTTGACATCGACGAAGGGGACGAACCGTCCAGTGATGGGGAAGCAGAAGAGCCTAGAAGGAAGCGCCGTGTAGTCACCAAAGCATACAAG GAGCCTCTCAAGAGCTTGAGACCCCGAAAGGTCAGCACCCCAACTAGTAGCTCTCAGAAGGTCCGAGAAGAGAAGACATTGCTACCACTAGAGCTGCAGGATGATGGCTCCGACA GTCGGAAGTCCATGCGTCAATCTACAGCTGAACATACACGACAAACATTCCTTCGGGTACAGGAGAGGCAGGGCCAGTCACGGCGGCGAAAGGGGCCCCACTGTGAACGGCCACTGACACAGGAGGAGCTGCTCAGGGAGGCCAAGATCACAGAGGAGTTCAACTTACGGTCACTGG AGTGGTGA